AGCGAAGCACGGCCGGAACCAACCGCCGCCATTCCTGCGCGCACGTCGTCTTCAATCACCAATGGCCGGGCGCCGTCGTGAACGAGAACCGCGTCGCAAGCCTGCGTGACGAAACCCAAGCCCTCGTGGACGCTTTGCTGGCGGGTCGCTCCGCCACCTACGACGCGCGACGATTCTTGCGGAGCGAGCTTCGCTAGAAGCTCGCGCACTGGTACGATCGAGTCCGGCTCGGTCGCAACGATCAGCTCGGCAACTTCGGGCATCGCCGCGAAGACTCTGATCGACCAGCCAACCATCGGCAAACCGGCAAGCTCGAGAAGCTGCTTGGGGTGGCCCAGACGAGTACCGCGACCGGCCGCAACGATGACCGCCGCCCACTTCACGAAACGACGCCTTCGCGTTTGGGACGCGCGAAAATCATCCTCCCCGCAACGGTTTGCAGCACGCTGGTGACGATGACGTCGGTTTCCTCGCCAATCAACCGCCGTCCGTGCTCTACGACGATCATCGTGCCGTCTTCAAAATAGCCGATCCCTTGATGAAACTCTTTGCCCTCGCGGATTACCGCGACGTGCAGTTCCTCGCCCGGCAGCACGACCGGTTTAACGGCGTTGGCAAGCTCGTTGACGTTCAGGACGGAGACGCCTTCGACGTGGGCGATTCGGTTCAAGTTATAATCGTTGGTCACGAGCTTCGCACCGAGCTCTTGTGCCAAACGGACCAGGCGCGCATCGACGTTACCGGGCGCCATATCGTCGAAATCTCGTTCGCTAATCTCGACGGCGGCTAGCTCTTGCAGGCGGCTGAGCACATCGAACCCGCGCCGGCCGCGCGTACGCTTGAGCGGATCCACCGAATCGGAGATCGCCTGAAGCTCGCGCAAGACGAAGCGGGGGACGATGAGCTCGCCCTCAAGGAAACCGCTCTCGACGATTTCGACGATTCGTCCGTCGACAATCGTCGAAGTATCGACGAGCTTGAGGGTAGCGTCGGTCGAATTACCGGCGATGCTACGCGGAACGGGAACGATGCGTATTTTGGCACCGATACGCGCACCCAAATATGCGGCAAAAATCGCGACGATCAGATAGAGCACGATGGCGACATACGTTCCGGCGCGCCCGAAATCGGAAATGAGCTCGAAGACAATGCCTTTAATGAGGAACGCGATGAGCAACCCGACGATCAAACCGACGGCGCCGCCGGCGATCTCGGCGGGGGTCAATCGCTCCATCGCGCCTTCGGCTTGACGAAGCTGGCTCTCGAAGAGCACTTGCGCCGGCGGCGCGAGGAGCGCGCCGACGACCGCACCGATTACCGGAGAGAGAATGAGGAACGCTACCTGCAGCGTTCCGTTCGCGAAATGTGGCGACAGTAGGCTAAAGTACGCTTCGCGACCCAAAAGGAAACCGGTCGCCCCGAAAACGACGATGAAGGCGGCGCGCAAGACGGTTTCCGAGAGTGGATTCGGTGTTACTCGAATGTTATGAAGGCTCCGCAAACATCGTTGGCAAGGAATCGACCTCGCTGCGTCAGTCGCACGGCGTCTCCAACCCGCTCGAGCAATCCCGTTTGCGCGAACCGACTTACGACGGGAGCGTAATCGGCCATGACATCGACCCCGTATCGTTCTTTGAACTCGCTTAGTCGAACCCCCTGCGCGGTCCTCAATGCAAGCATGACCGCCTCCCCCACGCGCTTGCGACCGTGCAGTCGCTCGGCTTGCGACGGAATCGGTTGCCCCGCGAGTGCCGCGTCGATGTATTCTGAAAGCGAGCGCGTATGGACGCTTCGGACGCCGGCACGATACGATGCCGCGCCGACGCCGAGCCCGATGTAGTCGCCGTTCGCCCAATAGTTGCAGTTATGCTCGCAACGATGCCCTTCCCGCGCGAAGTTGCTAATTTCATACTGCTCGTAACCGGCAGCCTCGAGCGTTTCGAGGGCGATTTCATAAAGCTCGCCTTCGCGATCGCCGTCAAAAAAAACGGCAGGCTCCCGCGCATGCCAAGCCGCATACGGCGTACCGTCCTCGATCGTCAGACCATACGCGGAAACGTGATCGACGTCGAGCGCGATAGCGGCGCGCAAGCTGCGCCGCCAGCTCTCGGGCGTTTGCCCCGGCACCGCGAACATCAAGTCGACCGAGATGGATTGAAGCTTTGCCTCGCGCGCGAGCGCGACGACGCGCTCGATCTGCGCGACGGTGTGCTTTCGCCCGAGCGTTTGAATTTCGTTGGGCTCGAACGACTGCACGCCGATCGAAAGGCGCGTAATTCCCGCCTGACGATACGCGGCGAAGTCGTCGTCGCGAACGAGCTCGGGGTTTACTTCGATCGAAAGCTCGGTAGCGCCGTAAAGCCGCAACTGTAGACGCGCTAGAAGCGCTGCGATCGTCGGCGCATCGTACGCGTTCGGCGTGCCGCCGCCAAGATAGATCGTCGAAACCTTGAAGCTCGGTTCGCGCTCGATCTCGGCACCGAGTGCGTCGAGATATCGCTGCGCGGCGCTTTGGCGCAGCGGCCACTTCGCGAAATCGCAATAGGGACAGAGATACGGACAAAAGGGAAGGTGAACGTAGACGCCGAGCATATTCGGCGGGGCCGCTTAGGTGGCAGCGAGGTGCGGTACGATGAGCTCGCTAATCTTTCCCACGACGTCGTGATTGACTTCCTGAACGGCCGCGCCGATTGCATGCTTGATCGCGTTACGACTCGCTCTACCGTGCGTCACGATACAGTTTCCGCGCAATCCCAAAAGGGGCGCCCCTCCGTACGTTTCGTAGTCGAAGCGTTTGCGAAGCTGCTTGAGCGCCGGTGCCAACATCGCCGTACCTATCTTGGTGAGTAAACCCCCGCCCAGGAGTGTGTCTCGCATGATGCGAGCTAAATCCGCAATCATGCCTTCGCCGGTCTTGAGCACAACGTTGCCGACAAAACCGTCGGCGACGATGACGTCGGCGAGGTTGTGAAAGAGATCGCTTCCCTCGACGTTACCGATGAATCGAACCGGTGCCGACTCCAAAAGGCGCGCGGCCTCGAGCACCAGCTGATTGCCCTTGCTCCGCTCCTCGCCCACGGAGAGGATGCCAACGCGCGGGTTGGCGACATTCAGCACGCCTTTCGCATAGGCCGATCCCATGATTGCGAACTGTTCGAGCCACTCGGGCTTACAATCGACATTCGCGCCCGAGTCGAGCAGAACGGTCGGGCCGTCGAGCGCCGGCCAAACGGTGGCGATGGCGGGGCGCGAGATGCCTTCGATTGGTCGCAGCTTGATCAGTGCGATGGCCAAGAAGGCGCCGCTATTACCGGCGGAGACTACTGCGTCGGCCTCACCGCGCTTCACCAGCCCGACGGCGACGCCCAACGAGGTGCGCTCGCACGATCGAAGCGCGATGGATGGTGAGAGGTCCATTGCCACCGCTTCAGGCGCGTGAATTTGCTGGACACGCTCCGCACCGGGACCCTTGAGAAGCGGACGAACGCGTGCCTCGTCGCCGACCAGCAGAACGTCGGCTTCGAACTCCGCGGCCGCAAGCAGAGCGCCCGCGACAATTTCATGGGGGGCGTGGTCGCCTCCCATCGCATCGACCGCAATACGCGCTCGACCCATGGCGGGCCGTCTTTGGGAGGCACCAACGGAATCCTTGCCTATCGTCAACTTTTTCGCTTGCTCCCAAGGCGCGGCCGTGATACTATCGGCCGGCTATGGCAAAGCGGTGTGAAATTTGCGGAAAAGGCCCAAAAGCCGGCAACAACGTCAGTCACGCTATGAATAAGACGAAGCGTCGCTGGCTGCCAAATCTACAATCGGTCCGCGTCGACGATCGCGGCGTTCACCGCACCGCGCGCGTCTGCACCGGCTGCCTTCGCTCGAATCGAGTCACGCGCCGCGCCTAGTCTAGGTGGCAGCCTGTTGCGCGAAGTGATCCCAGCCCGAAGGTTCCAAAGTCTTTCCACGATAAGTGACACCGCGCTCGGTGCTTAGCGCGCCAACCCTGCATAACTCGCGTCCAAAACGTTTCTCGTAACACCTCGCTAGGTGGCCGAATGCGCGCGGCCGGATTGCGACGAGCAGTTCGAAATCGTCGCCGCCCTTTAGAGCGAAATCATCGGCGTCTTCTCCGTGCAACTGCGCTACCGCGCGGGCCGATACGGCGACCGGGACGCCTTCGAGCGTTGCGCCGCATCCGCTTGCGGCTGCCAGCCGATGAACGTCGGTCGATAAGCCGTCTGAAAGATCGGTCATCGCGGTGACGTTGCGGCTGGCCCCGAGAAACTTTCCTTCCGCAACTCGCGGCTGAGGCCGGCGAAATGCTTCGATCGCTTCTTCGCGTCCTTCGACGTTCGTCGCCGCGGGATCGCGTGTCAGCTCGAGGCCGGCTCGCGCAGCGCCCAGCGGACCGGTAACGGCAAGCACCTGGCCGGGCCTTCCGCCGTCGCGCAACTTTACATTCGAGGTACGGACTTCGCCGACGACCGTCACGGCAATCGTCAGCCCGCGCGCGCGGGAAAGATCCCCTCCAACGATCGCGAGCTTAAACCGCGCCGCGCAAGCCGCGATACCGCTATAGAGTTCGAGGATCTCCTCGCAACTCGACCCGAGAGAAAAACCCAGAGCAACGGTTCCCAACACGGGCCGCGCACCCATCGCAGCAAGATCGCTCAAATTTGCCGCCATAGCGCGCCATCCGGCGTCTCGGAGCGACATCGCATCCCGGGTAAAGTCGACGTCTTCTACCAACATGTCGCTCGAGATGGCGCTGCGGTGCGAGCGTGAGGGCTGCCACAGCGCCGCGTCGTCGCCGATGCCAAGCTTGACGCCATTCCCTGTCACGCGACAGAGCTCGGCTATCTTCGCAATGACCTCGTCTTCGGTCACGCCAAGCGTGCGCGAATCCGGCGCAGCGCCTCACCCGGATCCGCTTGGCCGAAAATCGCCGAGCCCATGACCAGCACGTCGGCGCCGGCCTCGACGAGAGCCTGAGCGTTCTCGGCGTCGACTCCGCCGTCCACCTCGATCAAACACGCCGTATTTCGGCGATCGAGCAGCGCGCGTGCCTCACGGACCTTCTCCAATGCCCGCGGGATGAAGCGTTGCCCGCCAAAGCCGGGATTGACGCTCATCACGAGTACGGTCTCGCAATCCTCGATGATGTCTTGCAGCATTGCAACCGGCGTTTGCGGACAGATGGCGACGCCCGGCTTCGCGCCGGAGTCGCGAATATGCGTCAGCAGCCGTTGAGCGTGAGACGTTGCTTCCAAATGGAACGTTATGCGATCGCATCCGGCGCGGCGGAATTCGTCCACGTATCGCTCGGGTTCGGCGATCATCAAATGCGCATCGAATACGAGCGGCGAAAGATTCCGCAAGTCGCTGATGATCTTCGGACCCCAGGTGATGTTCGGCACGAAGTGGCCGTCCATAACGTCGAGATGCAGATACTGCGCGCCGGCATTCTCCACGCTCGCTACCTGTTCGGCAATTCGCGCAAAATCGGCAGACAACAACGACGGCGCGAGGATCGGCACCTGTCGGCGGTTCGCCCGCTCGTTGCTCGACTCCGCTCGTGACCACAATGCTAGAACGGCGATGGTGTCGGTGATGGACCGGGGCTGCCGTAAACCTTCGGTGGTTCCGTGCCCAGGCGCTCTTCTCCAACCAGCGTGTTGTTAACGTACATGTCGAGCAGCGACGTCCCGACGGCCGCCACCGTAAAATCGAGTTTCTGTCCCGGCTCGGCAAATGCATGGTAAAAATCGTATCGTCCGGTTTCGTCGGTCAACGAGAGCCGCACGTCCAGTTGCTGACCGTTAACAACGTTGTCGGGCTCGGGAACCGAAACGAGGACGTGAACCTGGCGAACGATGTATCCCGATTCATTTGGGCCGGCGCTAACTTGCAGAGCTACGGGATCGTAGGACGCAATCTTTGCGCGCGGGGGCGGCACCTGTCGCGCAACGATGCCGTGCGGTGGACCATTCCGCCCCAACGGGGTCCAGACGACCTGACCGAGCTTGATGCCCGCGTCGGCGGCCAGCGTCCGAGCCTGGTCGATCGTCAAACCGACGAAATCGGGCACGAGCACGTTCGCGCGTCCGCCACGGCTTACGACGAGCGAAACCGTATCGCCCTCGTGAACGCTCTGCAGCGGAGCCGGATCTTGCGAAATCACGTGCTCCTCTGGAATAACGTCGCTTCGACCGTACGTGATCCGCCCTAGCTGCAGATGGGCATGCGATAGATCGAGCTCGACCTCACGCATCGATTGATAGCGCAAATCGGGCATGAGGCGCGCCACGATCCCATCGCTGATGACGAACGAGACTTGGCGCCCCTGACGGACTTGTTCGCCGGCATCGGGGCGCTGCATAACGACGACGTCTTTGGGATAGCGATCGCTAATCTGATGATCCACGACCGCCGAGCTGAGTTTTAGTCGCTGGACTTCAGCGTTGGCATCGGTCAGCGTCTGACCGATGAAGGACGGGACGGTCACCGTCGCCGACGACGGAAGGAGAAAGTCGTAAATCTGACGTCCGAACCAGACCACGACGGCAACGAAAATCACGAGCACGACGGTGAAAACCCAATCGCGCGGTAGATACGCTTGGATCGACGACCTCAGGCCAACGCCTCCTCAGGGACGCTGCTGAAGTCGAGGTTGCTGAAGAGTTGCACGACGTCTTCGTGCTCTTCGAGCGCTTCCAAAAAGGCCAGCGCCGCCGAGAGTTCGGCGCCCTGCAACGCCACTCGCGTTTTCGCACGCATCCCGAGATAGACGTCGGAGACCTTCAGGCCGCGGGCCCGAAAATCGTCGCGCACCTCCGCCAAACGCGCCGGTTGCGTGTAGATGAGCGCAACTTCGTCATCGTACTCGATGTCATCGACGCCGTCGACGAGCGCCTCTTCCATGAGCGCTTCTTCCGATTTTCCCGCGGGATCGGCTTCGATGACTCCAACCGGATCGAACATCCAAGCAACGCTGCCGGTCTCTCCTAGGTTTCCTTCGTGCCGGCTGAAGAGAAATCGCAACTCGCTCGCGCTCCGGTTTCGATTGTCGGTGGCCGCATCGAGGACCACGGCGATTCCGTGGGGACCGTACCCCTCGTAACGTATCTCTTCGATCTCGCGTTCGCCGCCCTGTCCGCTGCTGCGCGCGATGGCGCGCTTGATGTTTTCATGCGGCATGTTGAACTCGCGAGCTTTTTCCACCGCCATCTTCAGGCGA
This Candidatus Eremiobacterota bacterium DNA region includes the following protein-coding sequences:
- the hemW gene encoding radical SAM family heme chaperone HemW encodes the protein MLGVYVHLPFCPYLCPYCDFAKWPLRQSAAQRYLDALGAEIEREPSFKVSTIYLGGGTPNAYDAPTIAALLARLQLRLYGATELSIEVNPELVRDDDFAAYRQAGITRLSIGVQSFEPNEIQTLGRKHTVAQIERVVALAREAKLQSISVDLMFAVPGQTPESWRRSLRAAIALDVDHVSAYGLTIEDGTPYAAWHAREPAVFFDGDREGELYEIALETLEAAGYEQYEISNFAREGHRCEHNCNYWANGDYIGLGVGAASYRAGVRSVHTRSLSEYIDAALAGQPIPSQAERLHGRKRVGEAVMLALRTAQGVRLSEFKERYGVDVMADYAPVVSRFAQTGLLERVGDAVRLTQRGRFLANDVCGAFITFE
- a CDS encoding 50S ribosomal protein L28, which produces MAKRCEICGKGPKAGNNVSHAMNKTKRRWLPNLQSVRVDDRGVHRTARVCTGCLRSNRVTRRA
- a CDS encoding TRAM domain-containing protein, whose product is MERLTPAEIAGGAVGLIVGLLIAFLIKGIVFELISDFGRAGTYVAIVLYLIVAIFAAYLGARIGAKIRIVPVPRSIAGNSTDATLKLVDTSTIVDGRIVEIVESGFLEGELIVPRFVLRELQAISDSVDPLKRTRGRRGFDVLSRLQELAAVEISERDFDDMAPGNVDARLVRLAQELGAKLVTNDYNLNRIAHVEGVSVLNVNELANAVKPVVLPGEELHVAVIREGKEFHQGIGYFEDGTMIVVEHGRRLIGEETDVIVTSVLQTVAGRMIFARPKREGVVS
- the plsX gene encoding phosphate acyltransferase PlsX, whose product is MGRARIAVDAMGGDHAPHEIVAGALLAAAEFEADVLLVGDEARVRPLLKGPGAERVQQIHAPEAVAMDLSPSIALRSCERTSLGVAVGLVKRGEADAVVSAGNSGAFLAIALIKLRPIEGISRPAIATVWPALDGPTVLLDSGANVDCKPEWLEQFAIMGSAYAKGVLNVANPRVGILSVGEERSKGNQLVLEAARLLESAPVRFIGNVEGSDLFHNLADVIVADGFVGNVVLKTGEGMIADLARIMRDTLLGGGLLTKIGTAMLAPALKQLRKRFDYETYGGAPLLGLRGNCIVTHGRASRNAIKHAIGAAVQEVNHDVVGKISELIVPHLAAT
- the rpe gene encoding ribulose-phosphate 3-epimerase, with the protein product MPILAPSLLSADFARIAEQVASVENAGAQYLHLDVMDGHFVPNITWGPKIISDLRNLSPLVFDAHLMIAEPERYVDEFRRAGCDRITFHLEATSHAQRLLTHIRDSGAKPGVAICPQTPVAMLQDIIEDCETVLVMSVNPGFGGQRFIPRALEKVREARALLDRRNTACLIEVDGGVDAENAQALVEAGADVLVMGSAIFGQADPGEALRRIRARLA
- a CDS encoding YebC/PmpR family DNA-binding transcriptional regulator translates to MSGHSKWHNIKLKKGKVDAQRGALFTKLSKEIILAAKNGSPDPEANYRLKMAVEKAREFNMPHENIKRAIARSSGQGGEREIEEIRYEGYGPHGIAVVLDAATDNRNRSASELRFLFSRHEGNLGETGSVAWMFDPVGVIEADPAGKSEEALMEEALVDGVDDIEYDDEVALIYTQPARLAEVRDDFRARGLKVSDVYLGMRAKTRVALQGAELSAALAFLEALEEHEDVVQLFSNLDFSSVPEEALA
- the ispD gene encoding 2-C-methyl-D-erythritol 4-phosphate cytidylyltransferase yields the protein MKWAAVIVAAGRGTRLGHPKQLLELAGLPMVGWSIRVFAAMPEVAELIVATEPDSIVPVRELLAKLAPQESSRVVGGGATRQQSVHEGLGFVTQACDAVLVHDGARPLVIEDDVRAGMAAVGSGRASLLATPVVDTIKQVNAESLRVGATLDRRTLWSAQTPQFALTADLRCAHERARREGFESTDDAALLERIGIEVVVVRSKSENFKVTHQQDVARAVAILQARELASNVS
- a CDS encoding PASTA domain-containing protein, which produces MIFVAVVVWFGRQIYDFLLPSSATVTVPSFIGQTLTDANAEVQRLKLSSAVVDHQISDRYPKDVVVMQRPDAGEQVRQGRQVSFVISDGIVARLMPDLRYQSMREVELDLSHAHLQLGRITYGRSDVIPEEHVISQDPAPLQSVHEGDTVSLVVSRGGRANVLVPDFVGLTIDQARTLAADAGIKLGQVVWTPLGRNGPPHGIVARQVPPPRAKIASYDPVALQVSAGPNESGYIVRQVHVLVSVPEPDNVVNGQQLDVRLSLTDETGRYDFYHAFAEPGQKLDFTVAAVGTSLLDMYVNNTLVGEERLGTEPPKVYGSPGPSPTPSPF
- the thiL gene encoding thiamine-phosphate kinase, producing MTEDEVIAKIAELCRVTGNGVKLGIGDDAALWQPSRSHRSAISSDMLVEDVDFTRDAMSLRDAGWRAMAANLSDLAAMGARPVLGTVALGFSLGSSCEEILELYSGIAACAARFKLAIVGGDLSRARGLTIAVTVVGEVRTSNVKLRDGGRPGQVLAVTGPLGAARAGLELTRDPAATNVEGREEAIEAFRRPQPRVAEGKFLGASRNVTAMTDLSDGLSTDVHRLAAASGCGATLEGVPVAVSARAVAQLHGEDADDFALKGGDDFELLVAIRPRAFGHLARCYEKRFGRELCRVGALSTERGVTYRGKTLEPSGWDHFAQQAAT